In Bacillus sp. DX3.1, the following proteins share a genomic window:
- the narI gene encoding respiratory nitrate reductase subunit gamma — protein sequence MMDQFLWVLFPYIIFAIFIGGHIFRYNYDQFGWTSKSSELLEKKLLRVGSLLFHFGIIFVIGGHVMGILIPESVYHSLGVSEHMYHIVAISFGLPAGVASVIGLVILTYRRFTVKRIIATSTTGDYVALILLLIVMLAGLSSTFLNIDSKGFDYRTTIGPWFRSLFIFQPKAEYMTEVPLWFKIHIIAAMGLFAVWPFTRLVHVFSAPIKYLSRSYVIYRKRMPLQMKK from the coding sequence ATGATGGATCAATTTTTATGGGTGCTGTTCCCTTATATCATTTTCGCAATCTTCATTGGTGGACACATCTTCAGATATAACTACGATCAATTTGGCTGGACATCTAAATCTAGTGAATTGTTAGAGAAGAAACTGCTTCGAGTTGGAAGTCTGTTATTTCACTTTGGGATTATATTCGTAATCGGCGGACATGTTATGGGGATCTTAATTCCAGAATCCGTATACCATTCACTAGGTGTTTCTGAACATATGTATCATATAGTAGCAATTAGCTTTGGACTTCCTGCAGGCGTTGCTTCTGTTATTGGGCTAGTTATTTTAACGTATCGCCGCTTTACAGTAAAACGCATTATCGCAACAAGTACAACAGGAGATTATGTTGCTCTCATCTTATTGCTTATTGTTATGCTGGCAGGACTTTCTTCAACCTTTTTAAATATTGACTCAAAAGGGTTTGATTACCGTACAACAATTGGACCATGGTTCCGCAGTCTCTTTATTTTTCAGCCGAAGGCCGAATATATGACGGAAGTACCTCTTTGGTTTAAGATTCATATCATTGCAGCGATGGGACTCTTTGCAGTGTGGCCATTTACAAGACTTGTGCATGTTTTTAGTGCTCCAATTAAATATTTAAGCCGCAGTTATGTGATTTACCGCAAACGTATGCCGCTGCAAATGAAGAAATAA
- a CDS encoding rhodanese-like domain-containing protein produces the protein MSDIKTVTGQEVQERLEKGETLFLVDVREDEEVAQGKIPEAVHIKMSDIPNKVEFFDKENEYIFICRSGMRSENVCHYLNELGYKTVNMVGGMLQYEGEIQ, from the coding sequence ATGTCTGATATAAAAACAGTTACAGGACAAGAAGTGCAAGAGCGTTTAGAAAAAGGGGAAACATTATTTTTAGTGGATGTACGTGAAGATGAGGAAGTAGCACAAGGGAAAATTCCAGAAGCTGTACATATTAAAATGAGTGATATCCCAAATAAAGTGGAATTCTTTGATAAAGAAAATGAATATATTTTCATTTGTCGATCAGGAATGCGCAGTGAGAATGTTTGCCACTATTTAAATGAGCTTGGGTACAAAACAGTTAATATGGTTGGCGGTATGCTGCAGTATGAAGGCGAAATTCAATAG
- a CDS encoding homoserine O-acetyltransferase codes for MIYVICEKKTFHLEKFTFENGITLPVQVGYETYGKLNKEKSNVIVVCHYFSATSHAAGKYTEEDELPGWWDGLIGPGKAIDTDQYFVICTDNLCNVQVKNPYVITTGPKSMNPTTGSPYAMDFPVFTFLDVARLQYELVREMGITRLHAVIGPSAGGMIAQQWAVHYPHMVERMIGVITNPQNPIVTSFNVLQNAIEAIQLDPKWDGGNYGEEQPTKGLHLAGKMMFVNAFDAHYYETTFPRKRAEVAPYVDVSTLTSFEQNINELTLNNIAFVDANSWLYTAKATLLHDISHGFSSLEEALSQMEASVLMIPCKQDLLQPSRYNYEMVELLKKKGKCAEVYEIESIKGHMAGVLDVHLFEKKVYEFLKGKVSSRV; via the coding sequence ATAATCTATGTTATATGTGAAAAAAAAACATTTCACTTAGAAAAGTTTACATTTGAAAATGGCATAACGCTACCTGTTCAAGTTGGATATGAAACATATGGTAAGTTAAATAAAGAAAAATCAAATGTGATTGTAGTCTGTCACTATTTTAGTGCAACAAGCCATGCTGCCGGAAAATATACAGAGGAAGACGAGCTCCCAGGTTGGTGGGATGGGCTCATAGGACCGGGAAAGGCAATTGATACAGATCAATATTTTGTGATTTGTACAGATAATCTTTGTAATGTACAAGTGAAAAATCCATATGTTATCACAACAGGACCAAAGTCAATGAATCCAACAACTGGATCCCCGTATGCGATGGACTTCCCTGTATTTACATTTTTAGATGTAGCACGTTTGCAATATGAATTAGTGCGGGAGATGGGAATTACAAGATTGCATGCGGTAATTGGGCCATCAGCCGGAGGTATGATCGCTCAGCAGTGGGCTGTTCATTATCCGCATATGGTGGAGCGGATGATTGGTGTTATTACAAATCCACAAAACCCAATTGTGACGTCTTTTAATGTATTGCAAAATGCGATTGAAGCAATTCAACTTGATCCAAAGTGGGATGGAGGAAACTATGGGGAAGAACAGCCGACGAAAGGATTACATTTGGCGGGGAAAATGATGTTTGTAAATGCGTTTGATGCTCATTATTATGAAACTACATTTCCGCGTAAGCGTGCGGAAGTAGCACCTTATGTGGATGTGTCTACGTTGACGTCATTTGAGCAAAATATAAATGAATTAACATTAAATAATATTGCTTTTGTTGATGCTAATTCATGGTTGTATACAGCGAAAGCAACATTATTACATGATATTTCACATGGTTTTTCTTCTTTAGAAGAAGCGCTTTCTCAAATGGAAGCAAGTGTGCTTATGATTCCATGCAAACAAGATTTGCTCCAGCCATCTCGCTATAATTATGAAATGGTAGAATTGTTGAAGAAAAAAGGAAAATGTGCAGAAGTCTATGAAATTGAAAGTATAAAAGGCCATATGGCTGGGGTATTAGATGTTCATTTATTTGAAAAGAAAGTGTATGAGTTTTTGAAGGGAAAGGTATCTAGTCGTGTGTAA
- a CDS encoding HAD family hydrolase: MANEKGLDKGYELVAKMHEVFGHPVTDVPTKLTEERAKIRASFMQEELEEFLEANTVEDQYDALIDLIYFAFGTFAEMGVRPDKGFEIVNNANMSKLFPDGKPRFREGDGKILKPEGWQAPEPQLRAEIERQRQEALEKAGK; encoded by the coding sequence ATGGCAAACGAAAAAGGTTTAGATAAAGGATACGAACTTGTTGCAAAAATGCACGAGGTATTCGGACACCCTGTTACAGATGTACCAACGAAATTAACAGAAGAGCGTGCGAAAATTCGCGCAAGCTTTATGCAAGAAGAGCTTGAAGAATTTTTAGAAGCAAATACTGTAGAAGATCAATACGATGCATTGATTGATCTTATTTATTTTGCATTTGGAACATTTGCTGAAATGGGAGTGCGCCCAGATAAAGGATTTGAAATTGTAAACAATGCAAATATGTCTAAATTATTCCCAGACGGTAAACCACGTTTCCGTGAAGGCGACGGCAAAATTTTAAAACCAGAAGGCTGGCAGGCACCAGAACCACAGCTTCGTGCTGAAATTGAGCGTCAACGTCAAGAAGCATTAGAAAAAGCAGGAAAATAA
- a CDS encoding spore germination protein, translating to MSKVKTKYQVSPIFVFFLIHSAQFGAGVLGFARILAKVAGYDGWIGVLITGIIIHILVWMMYYSLKNTKGNLIDLHQQTFGKWLGNGINIVFMLYFLALSISVVRTYVEIVQVWMFPTGSTWMFTIFLCLLSYYVISSGFRVMTGICVLSIVGTLGYIFLSFFMLRYAHWENLLPVFSHSFGDILKASQFSTYTMTGFEIFLMIYPFVKNPEKSHKFAQYGVLFSNVLYLFSTILAFAFFSEKQLSKTIWSQLSMTQVIKLPFIERLEYIAISGYALVILTSFILPLWAATRGTHEIFHVKQKYILLSFILITIIVSQLLTNRHDINDFISYISKISLWLIYVYIPILFLIVWVKKKWKKSREN from the coding sequence ATGAGTAAAGTCAAAACAAAATATCAAGTATCACCTATATTTGTTTTCTTCTTAATTCATAGTGCACAGTTTGGCGCTGGTGTTCTTGGATTTGCACGCATCCTCGCAAAAGTTGCAGGATACGATGGCTGGATTGGTGTTCTCATCACAGGAATCATCATTCACATTCTCGTTTGGATGATGTATTACTCATTAAAAAATACAAAAGGCAACCTAATAGATCTTCATCAGCAAACCTTTGGAAAGTGGCTCGGTAATGGCATTAATATTGTATTCATGCTGTATTTTCTCGCTTTGAGTATATCCGTTGTTCGAACGTATGTTGAGATTGTTCAAGTATGGATGTTTCCTACCGGGTCCACTTGGATGTTCACAATCTTTTTATGTTTATTAAGTTACTACGTCATCTCATCAGGATTTCGCGTCATGACCGGTATCTGTGTACTTTCAATCGTGGGAACATTAGGTTATATTTTTCTTAGTTTTTTTATGTTACGATACGCACATTGGGAAAATTTACTTCCTGTTTTTTCACATTCTTTTGGAGATATTTTAAAAGCATCTCAATTTTCAACTTATACTATGACGGGCTTTGAAATCTTTCTTATGATATACCCATTTGTGAAGAATCCCGAAAAATCTCATAAATTTGCACAATATGGTGTATTATTCTCTAACGTTTTATATTTATTTAGTACGATTTTGGCATTTGCTTTTTTTAGCGAAAAACAGTTATCAAAAACAATTTGGTCTCAGCTTTCAATGACACAAGTTATTAAATTACCCTTTATCGAACGACTAGAATACATTGCCATCTCCGGCTATGCACTTGTAATTCTTACAAGTTTTATTCTTCCATTATGGGCTGCTACAAGAGGAACGCATGAAATCTTTCATGTAAAGCAAAAATACATTTTACTTTCTTTCATACTAATTACCATTATTGTTTCACAACTTTTAACAAACAGGCACGATATCAACGATTTTATTAGTTATATTTCCAAAATTAGTCTTTGGCTTATATATGTTTACATCCCAATCTTATTTCTTATCGTGTGGGTGAAAAAAAAATGGAAAAAATCAAGAGAAAACTAA
- a CDS encoding spore germination protein, whose amino-acid sequence MSAFIRKIKIINNRGTVNLGDSYNIEPFAAVKLYAGSGGSSFATFLNGKRMPAVVPPGAVFIPPLETSELTLGA is encoded by the coding sequence ATGAGTGCGTTTATTCGTAAAATCAAAATCATTAATAATCGGGGGACAGTAAACCTAGGTGATAGCTATAATATTGAACCATTTGCTGCAGTAAAATTGTATGCTGGCTCGGGAGGCTCGAGTTTTGCTACTTTCCTAAATGGAAAACGTATGCCAGCAGTTGTACCACCAGGTGCAGTATTTATCCCTCCGTTAGAGACGAGTGAACTAACACTAGGCGCATAA
- a CDS encoding TasA family protein — MGIKQKLGMGVVSAALGLTLVGGGTFAYFSDKEVTENTFAAGTLDLSVDPQVILNVDKIKPGDEMERGFQLINNGTLKIKDVHLLTDYTVTDAKGDNGNADFGDHIRVDFLWNLDKNSVPIWSTTLSELKKATQAGDVLNLVEKDIVNHEGDGLAPGDDDTLYVKLTFVDNKEEQNIFQGDTLKLNWTFDATQTEGEDK; from the coding sequence ATGGGGATAAAACAAAAATTAGGTATGGGTGTTGTATCTGCGGCGCTTGGTTTAACTTTAGTTGGAGGCGGAACGTTTGCGTACTTCAGCGATAAAGAAGTAACAGAAAATACCTTTGCGGCAGGTACTTTGGATTTAAGCGTTGATCCGCAAGTTATCTTGAACGTGGACAAAATAAAACCAGGCGATGAGATGGAGCGAGGCTTCCAATTAATTAATAACGGAACTTTAAAAATTAAAGATGTGCACCTTCTTACTGATTACACTGTAACAGATGCAAAAGGTGACAATGGAAACGCTGATTTTGGCGATCATATTCGTGTAGATTTTCTATGGAACTTGGATAAAAACAGTGTTCCTATATGGTCTACTACATTGTCTGAACTAAAGAAAGCGACGCAAGCTGGTGACGTTCTTAATCTGGTAGAAAAAGATATTGTAAACCATGAAGGGGATGGACTTGCTCCGGGTGATGATGATACTCTTTATGTGAAATTGACATTTGTTGATAATAAAGAAGAGCAAAATATATTCCAAGGAGACACGTTGAAATTGAACTGGACGTTTGATGCGACTCAAACAGAAGGAGAAGATAAATAA
- a CDS encoding Ger(x)C family spore germination protein yields the protein MEKIKRKLILLSCICLFTITGCLQKNIVDDVQLIQGIVFDTAKNNKVKVTSVCPIQRKGNKVQVYEGVANAVKQVKADTSLESSQPFASGQMRIALFTTRIAKKGLSTSFDTLVRDVSIGNSLYVGLLEGNGPELLKGKYTTSSNVAIYITKMLEHNMQTGPLPTDNLHLGAFRYYREGQDSYMPILKKSKDKIKITGIGLLKKDKYVGKIDQQDMFIFKGLLEKHRLDSQEFKSNNGYVMINNIHSKPTYTINIKNGKPSFLIKVKIDARILELSKQVNLENKKNTKKISREVEKQLNITATKLIKKFQSLNVDPLGLGAKFRQNYRPFKLEEWQKMYKDVPIKVKYEVNITNSGVIE from the coding sequence ATGGAAAAAATCAAGAGAAAACTAATTCTTCTTTCATGTATTTGTTTGTTCACCATAACAGGCTGTTTGCAAAAAAATATTGTTGATGATGTCCAGTTAATTCAAGGGATTGTTTTTGATACAGCAAAAAACAATAAAGTAAAGGTGACATCGGTTTGTCCTATACAGCGAAAAGGAAATAAAGTACAGGTCTACGAAGGAGTAGCAAATGCCGTTAAACAAGTAAAAGCTGATACTTCTTTGGAATCTTCTCAACCATTTGCAAGCGGACAAATGCGCATTGCATTGTTTACTACAAGAATTGCCAAAAAAGGATTGTCGACCTCCTTTGACACATTGGTTCGTGATGTCAGCATCGGAAACTCATTGTATGTTGGATTATTAGAAGGAAATGGACCTGAGCTGTTAAAAGGAAAATATACAACTTCATCTAATGTTGCTATTTATATAACAAAAATGTTAGAGCATAACATGCAAACAGGTCCCTTACCAACTGATAATTTACATTTAGGTGCATTTCGTTATTATCGTGAAGGCCAAGATTCTTATATGCCTATCCTAAAAAAGAGTAAAGACAAAATCAAAATCACTGGCATTGGGCTTTTAAAAAAGGATAAGTATGTCGGAAAAATTGATCAACAAGATATGTTCATATTTAAAGGGTTATTGGAAAAACATCGGTTAGATTCACAAGAATTTAAAAGTAATAATGGATACGTAATGATCAATAACATACATTCCAAGCCAACGTACACTATAAATATAAAAAATGGAAAACCTTCCTTTTTAATTAAAGTAAAAATAGATGCACGCATTCTAGAACTTTCAAAACAAGTGAACCTAGAAAATAAAAAGAACACCAAAAAAATATCACGAGAAGTTGAAAAACAATTAAATATTACAGCCACAAAACTCATCAAAAAATTTCAATCTTTAAATGTTGATCCGCTTGGTCTCGGAGCAAAATTCCGGCAAAATTATCGGCCATTCAAGTTAGAAGAATGGCAAAAGATGTACAAAGATGTTCCCATTAAAGTGAAATACGAAGTCAATATTACAAATTCAGGTGTTATCGAATGA
- a CDS encoding spore germination protein gives MLWKWFRKRKQSEDTDFTETNQEQQQDQASDSIKQEEEQVQSTNQDKQDKQVQTNNQAEEDQQQIQTTNQNQEQQQTQTDDQAKQEEDQQQNQTNHQDTSSHNSIYDFSKPKPKTAHSLQELLEKLKTSSDFVSYHTSDDETMPYWISYYRPSLDGEKLQKYLMPALLERTCSTLEELKEHIPMSGITITNDLQKIEDMVLKGHAIVQLHEQDQKCILANITIDNYRAPSIPLNESTVIGPQEGFVEDIDTNINLVRKRLPVLALQTKEVVIGKFSKTKIVMMYLENLAEKDTVEFLEESLRTIEYDQINDSSYVQELLGEKSIFPLFINTERTDRVTTALIDGKIAIFVDGSPSVLLAPVSYFDFFVSPEDYNVSWLYATFSRFLRLIAVLFSICATPLYVAVLSYHYELIPSDLLETLILSRAQVPFPPLIEALFLELAIDLLREAGARLPMKVGQTLGIVGGIVIGQASVQAGLTSNILLIIVALSALASFITPIYKMGNAVRLLRFPFLIFAELGGLLGISIGFIFLFTHLFRLSSLRKPYALFYPARKQALKDSWIRFPLSMIDTRDIQARPQHVKKSANGISTKHTSDFDE, from the coding sequence ATGCTATGGAAATGGTTTCGTAAACGAAAACAGAGTGAAGATACGGATTTTACCGAAACAAATCAAGAACAACAGCAAGACCAAGCTAGCGATTCAATCAAGCAAGAAGAAGAGCAAGTTCAATCTACAAACCAAGACAAACAGGATAAACAGGTTCAAACTAACAATCAAGCCGAAGAAGATCAACAACAAATTCAGACCACAAATCAAAATCAGGAGCAACAGCAAACTCAAACTGACGATCAAGCTAAACAAGAGGAAGATCAGCAACAAAACCAAACGAATCATCAAGATACTAGTAGTCATAATAGTATTTATGATTTTAGTAAACCAAAACCCAAGACTGCTCATTCTCTACAAGAGTTACTGGAAAAATTAAAAACATCTAGTGATTTTGTAAGCTATCACACATCAGATGATGAGACAATGCCATACTGGATTTCCTATTATCGTCCATCACTTGATGGAGAAAAACTACAAAAGTATTTAATGCCTGCTTTACTAGAGCGTACATGCTCAACATTAGAAGAGTTAAAAGAACATATTCCAATGAGCGGAATTACGATTACAAATGATCTTCAAAAAATTGAAGATATGGTTTTAAAAGGTCACGCTATCGTACAGTTACATGAACAAGATCAAAAATGTATCTTAGCGAATATCACAATTGATAATTATCGGGCGCCATCTATTCCATTAAATGAATCTACCGTTATTGGTCCACAAGAGGGATTTGTAGAGGATATTGATACCAATATTAACTTAGTACGTAAGCGCCTCCCTGTATTGGCCTTACAAACAAAGGAAGTTGTAATTGGGAAATTCTCTAAGACAAAAATTGTCATGATGTACCTAGAAAATCTTGCCGAAAAAGACACTGTTGAATTTCTCGAAGAATCACTTCGTACAATTGAATACGACCAAATTAACGATAGTTCCTATGTTCAAGAATTACTGGGGGAAAAATCAATTTTCCCATTATTTATTAATACAGAACGTACGGACCGAGTAACGACAGCATTAATCGATGGAAAAATTGCTATTTTTGTCGATGGTTCACCAAGCGTCTTACTCGCTCCTGTTTCATACTTTGATTTTTTCGTTTCACCAGAGGATTACAACGTATCTTGGCTTTACGCTACGTTTTCAAGATTTTTACGACTTATTGCTGTTTTGTTCTCGATCTGTGCAACACCATTATACGTTGCCGTTTTAAGTTATCATTACGAATTAATTCCGAGCGATTTGCTAGAAACGTTAATTTTATCTCGGGCACAAGTCCCTTTTCCTCCTCTTATAGAAGCACTCTTCCTAGAGCTGGCTATCGATTTACTGCGCGAAGCTGGGGCAAGGTTGCCGATGAAAGTTGGACAAACACTTGGTATTGTAGGCGGTATCGTCATTGGGCAAGCTTCCGTACAAGCAGGATTAACTAGTAACATTCTATTAATCATCGTTGCTTTATCTGCATTGGCTTCCTTTATTACTCCCATTTATAAAATGGGGAACGCAGTCCGTTTACTACGCTTTCCATTCCTTATATTCGCAGAATTAGGTGGACTATTAGGAATTTCAATTGGGTTTATTTTTTTATTTACACATCTATTCAGGCTTTCTTCCTTACGGAAACCGTACGCTCTATTTTATCCAGCAAGGAAACAAGCACTGAAAGACTCTTGGATTCGTTTTCCATTATCTATGATTGATACAAGAGATATCCAAGCAAGACCGCAACACGTAAAAAAATCAGCAAATGGGATTTCAACAAAACATACATCTGATTTTGATGAATAA